The following are encoded together in the Lathyrus oleraceus cultivar Zhongwan6 chromosome 3, CAAS_Psat_ZW6_1.0, whole genome shotgun sequence genome:
- the LOC127129454 gene encoding ABC transporter B family member 20: MQPLPLRAANDLVRQLHRPVYRNQKFKLWLAGFSRGIQEMHRKASLVLEDAVRNIYTVAAFCAGNKVMELYRLQLKKIFKQSFLHGMGIGFAFGFSQFLLFACNALLLWYTAICIRNGYINPSTTLREYMVFSFATFALVEPFGLAPYILKRWKSLISVFDIIDREPKIDPDDNKALKPPNVYGSIELKKNIDFCYPSRPEVLVLSNFSLKMNGGQTVAVVGVSGSGKSTIISLMQRFYDPVAGQVLLDGRDLKLYNLRWLRSHPGLIQQEPIIFSTTIRENIIYARHNASEAEMKEAARIANAHHFISSLPHGYDTHVGMRGVDLTPGQKQRIAIARVVLKNAP, from the coding sequence ATGCAACCATTACCACTCAGAGCTGCGAACGACCTTGTTAGACAGTTGCATCGACCAGTTTACCGAAATCAGAAATTTAAATTGTGGCTAGCTGGATTTTCAAGAGGCATACAAGAAATGCACAGAAAAGCATCGTTAGTTCTTGAAGATGCAGTTAGAAATATATACACTGTTGCTGCATTTTGTGCCGGAAATAAGGTAATGGAGCTCTATAGGCTGCAGTTAAAGAAAATATTTAAGCAGAGCTTTCTTCATGGGATGGGGATTGGTTTTGCATTTGGCTTTTCACAGTTTCTACTTTTTGCTTGTAATGCCCTTCTACTTTGGTACACTGCAATATGTATTAGGAATGGTTACATCAATCCATCCACTACACTGAGGGAGTACATGGTTTTCTCCTTTGCCACATTTGCCCTTGTGGAGCCTTTTGGATTGGCTCCTTACATACTTAAACGATGGAAATCCCTCATATCAGTGTTTGACATTATAGACCGTGAGCCTAAAATTGATCCTGACGATAACAAAGCTTTGAAGCCACCCAATGTATATGGAAGCATCGAGTTAAAAAAAAATATCGATTTTTGTTATCCATCACGTCCTGAAGTGTTAGTATTGAGCAACTTTAGTCTGAAAATGAATGGAGGCCAAACAGTTGCTGTTGTTGGAGTTTCAGGGTCAGGAAAGAGCACTATAATATCTTTGATGCAAAGATTTTATGATCCAGTTGCGGGCCAAGTTTTACTGGATGGAAGGGATTTAAAGCTCTATAACTTGAGATGGTTGAGGAGCCACCCCGGTCTGATTCAGCAGGAACCTATTATCTTCTCAACAACCATAAGGGAAAACATTATATATGCAAGACACAATGCCAGTGAAGCTGAGATGAAAGAAGCGGCAAGAATAGCAAATGCTCATCATTTTATTAGCAGTTTGCCTCACGGTTATGACACTCATGTTGGGATGAGAGGTGTTGACTTAACCCCAGGACAAAAACAGAGAATCGCAATTGCAAGAGTAGTACTAAAAAATGCACCGTAA